The following coding sequences are from one Roseburia hominis A2-183 window:
- a CDS encoding DNA gyrase/topoisomerase IV subunit B produces the protein MAKKETYDESSISVLEGLEAVRKRPGMYIGSVSRKGLNHLIYEIVDNAVDEHLAGACDTIYVTLEADGSCTVEDNGRGVPVGMHAKGVSAARIVYTTLHAGGKFDDSAYKTSGGLHGVGSSVVNALSTYMDVEISRDGYIHHDRYERGVPVVELENGLLPKIGKTKKTGTKVNFLPDPEIFEKTRFKEDEVKSRMHETAYLNPELTIIYEDRRGEETEHIVYHEPEGIKGFVKDLNKSTEVLHDVVYFKGETEGITVEAAFQYTNEFHENILGFCNNIFNAEGGTHITGFKTVFTTVINAYARELGILKDKDANFTGADVRNGMTAVVSIKHPDPRFEGQTKTKLDNQDASRATAKVTGDEIQLYFDKNLEVLKTVISCAEKAAKIRKTEEKAKTNLLTKQKFSFDSNGKLANCESRDASICEIFIVEGDSAGGSAKTARDRSFQAILPIRGKILNVEKASIDKILANAEIKTMINAFGCGFSEGYGNDFDITKLRYDKIIIMADADVDGAHISTLLLTLFYRFMPELIYEGHVYVAMPPLYKAIPSRGEEEYLYDDEALERYRRSHKGSFTLQRYKGLGEMDAEQLWETTLDPKRRLLKRIEIEDGRMASDITELLMGNDVPPRKTFIYEHATDATVDA, from the coding sequence ATGGCAAAGAAAGAGACTTATGACGAGAGTAGTATTTCCGTTCTGGAAGGACTCGAAGCCGTAAGGAAGAGACCCGGAATGTACATCGGAAGCGTGTCCAGAAAGGGTCTGAATCATCTTATTTACGAGATTGTGGACAACGCAGTGGACGAGCATCTGGCGGGTGCCTGCGATACCATATATGTCACATTGGAGGCGGATGGCTCCTGTACAGTGGAAGATAACGGACGAGGCGTGCCGGTCGGCATGCACGCGAAGGGCGTGTCGGCAGCGCGAATTGTGTACACGACGCTGCATGCGGGCGGCAAGTTTGACGATTCCGCATACAAGACCAGCGGCGGACTGCACGGAGTGGGTTCCTCGGTCGTGAATGCACTGTCCACCTATATGGACGTCGAGATCAGCAGAGACGGCTACATTCATCACGACCGCTATGAGCGCGGTGTGCCGGTGGTGGAGCTTGAGAACGGACTGCTTCCGAAGATCGGTAAGACGAAGAAGACTGGAACGAAGGTCAATTTCCTGCCGGACCCGGAGATTTTCGAGAAGACGCGTTTCAAGGAGGACGAGGTCAAGAGCCGTATGCATGAGACGGCATATTTAAACCCGGAGCTTACGATCATCTATGAGGACCGGAGAGGGGAGGAGACCGAGCATATCGTCTACCACGAGCCGGAAGGCATCAAGGGGTTTGTGAAGGATCTCAACAAGAGCACGGAAGTTCTGCATGACGTCGTGTATTTTAAGGGAGAGACTGAGGGCATTACCGTCGAGGCGGCGTTCCAGTACACGAACGAATTTCATGAGAATATTCTGGGCTTCTGTAATAATATTTTCAACGCGGAGGGCGGAACACACATCACCGGTTTTAAGACGGTGTTTACGACTGTTATTAATGCCTATGCGAGAGAGCTTGGCATCTTAAAGGATAAGGACGCCAATTTTACCGGTGCGGACGTGCGCAACGGCATGACGGCAGTCGTCTCCATCAAGCACCCGGATCCGCGCTTCGAGGGACAGACGAAGACGAAGCTGGATAACCAGGACGCGTCGCGGGCGACGGCGAAGGTGACCGGCGACGAGATCCAGCTCTATTTTGACAAGAACCTGGAAGTGCTTAAGACCGTCATTTCCTGTGCGGAAAAGGCGGCGAAGATCCGCAAGACCGAAGAGAAAGCGAAGACAAATCTTCTGACAAAGCAGAAGTTCTCCTTTGACTCCAACGGCAAGCTTGCGAACTGCGAGAGCCGGGACGCATCGATCTGCGAGATTTTTATCGTCGAGGGAGATTCTGCGGGAGGTTCCGCGAAGACAGCGAGAGACCGCAGCTTTCAGGCGATTCTGCCGATCCGCGGTAAGATCTTAAACGTGGAGAAGGCGAGCATCGATAAGATTTTAGCCAACGCGGAGATTAAGACGATGATCAATGCGTTCGGCTGCGGATTTTCCGAGGGCTACGGCAATGATTTCGATATTACGAAGCTCCGCTATGACAAGATTATCATCATGGCGGATGCCGACGTCGACGGAGCGCATATTTCCACGCTGCTTTTGACGTTATTCTACCGGTTCATGCCGGAGTTAATCTATGAGGGACATGTCTATGTGGCAATGCCGCCGCTTTACAAGGCGATTCCAAGCCGCGGCGAGGAAGAGTACCTCTACGATGATGAGGCGCTGGAGCGCTATAGACGGAGCCACAAGGGCAGTTTTACGCTGCAGCGGTATAAAGGTCTCGGCGAGATGGACGCGGAGCAGCTCTGGGAGACGACGCTCGATCCGAAGAGACGGCTGTTAAAGCGGATTGAGATCGAGGACGGCCGTATGGCGTCCGACATCACGGAACTTCTGATGGGCAATGACGTGCCGCCGCGCAAGACCTTTATCTATGAGCATGCGACGGATGCGACCGTGGACGCATGA
- a CDS encoding [Fe-Fe] hydrogenase large subunit C-terminal domain-containing protein → MAGYVYTNENCIGCNRCISVCPVLTANQAVVVDGKPRIEVNHAQCINCGACFDACEHQAREYADDTEQFFADLQRGESISLLLAPAFLANYPREYEQILGGLRQMGAKRIISVSFGADITTWAYINYITKNQFTGGISQPCPAVVNYIEMYAPELLPKLMPVHSPMMCAAIYAKKYLHITDKLAFISPCIAKKNEISDPDTDGYVSYNVTFDHLMDYCRKHRISGPGVSDEIEYGLGSIYPMPGGLKENVYWFCGEDVFIRQIEGERHVYEFLDAYRKRVAEHKELPFMVDALNCAMGCIYGTGVEPEKTAGDDVLYELHKIREKSKKVKGPWARSATSKQRLAQLNRQFAQLEPADFTRRYTDRSKGNEIRVPEGQELEAVYSRLNKQTAMDRAIDCSACGYKTCRDMATAIYNGCNSENSCIHFIKNEAEERGRAAQAAAEESQQANVEIQRRSDLIAGIIEGLNSDFQELDSAIGQMAAGNSSNASESTAITDAMTGVTGFCQEMRQSFEAITELLDKLENNNNDITKIANQTNLLSLNASIEAARAGAAGRGFAVVAEEIKNLSENSRATANDSNDNKNEISQAIGKLLEESDHLTEIIREVDERMTNLAASTEEIAASTDSVKEISSDLKDKAAELMNM, encoded by the coding sequence ATGGCTGGCTATGTTTACACGAATGAGAACTGTATTGGGTGCAACCGGTGCATTTCGGTCTGTCCCGTTCTGACAGCGAATCAGGCTGTCGTGGTGGACGGGAAGCCGCGCATTGAGGTCAACCATGCACAGTGCATCAACTGTGGTGCATGCTTTGATGCCTGCGAACATCAGGCGAGGGAATATGCCGATGATACGGAGCAGTTTTTTGCGGATCTGCAGAGAGGCGAATCCATTTCACTGCTTCTGGCGCCGGCATTTCTTGCGAATTATCCCAGAGAGTATGAGCAGATTTTAGGCGGCTTAAGACAGATGGGGGCAAAGCGGATCATCAGTGTCAGCTTTGGCGCCGACATTACGACCTGGGCGTATATCAATTATATTACGAAGAATCAGTTTACGGGCGGGATCTCGCAGCCGTGTCCTGCGGTGGTCAACTACATCGAGATGTATGCACCGGAACTGCTTCCGAAGCTGATGCCGGTACACAGCCCGATGATGTGTGCGGCAATCTACGCGAAGAAGTATTTACATATCACGGACAAGCTTGCGTTCATCAGTCCGTGCATTGCGAAGAAGAACGAGATTTCCGATCCGGATACAGACGGCTATGTTTCTTATAATGTGACATTCGATCATCTGATGGATTACTGCAGGAAGCACCGGATCAGTGGACCGGGGGTCAGCGATGAGATCGAATACGGTCTCGGCTCGATCTATCCGATGCCGGGAGGACTGAAGGAGAATGTCTACTGGTTCTGCGGAGAGGATGTATTTATCCGGCAGATTGAGGGAGAGCGCCATGTCTATGAATTCCTGGATGCCTATCGCAAGCGTGTCGCAGAGCACAAGGAGCTGCCGTTTATGGTCGATGCGCTGAACTGTGCGATGGGATGCATCTACGGTACGGGCGTTGAGCCGGAGAAGACTGCCGGGGATGATGTGCTCTACGAGCTGCATAAGATCCGGGAGAAGAGCAAGAAGGTCAAGGGACCGTGGGCGAGATCGGCGACGTCGAAGCAGCGGCTGGCACAGCTGAACCGTCAGTTTGCGCAGCTTGAACCGGCGGATTTTACGCGCCGGTATACCGACCGGTCGAAGGGGAATGAGATCCGCGTGCCGGAGGGCCAGGAGTTAGAAGCAGTATACAGCCGTCTGAACAAGCAGACGGCGATGGATCGTGCGATCGACTGCAGCGCCTGCGGTTATAAGACCTGCCGGGATATGGCGACAGCGATCTACAACGGGTGCAACAGTGAGAATTCCTGTATTCATTTTATCAAGAACGAGGCGGAGGAAAGAGGGCGTGCGGCACAGGCGGCTGCGGAGGAAAGCCAGCAGGCGAATGTGGAGATCCAGCGCAGAAGCGATCTGATTGCAGGAATTATCGAGGGACTGAATTCCGATTTTCAGGAACTGGATTCCGCCATCGGGCAGATGGCTGCCGGGAATAGCAGCAATGCGAGCGAGAGCACGGCGATTACGGATGCGATGACCGGCGTGACCGGATTCTGCCAGGAGATGCGGCAGTCGTTTGAGGCGATCACGGAGCTTTTGGATAAGCTTGAGAACAACAACAACGACATCACGAAGATTGCCAACCAGACCAATCTGCTCTCACTGAACGCTTCCATCGAGGCTGCCCGTGCCGGTGCGGCAGGCAGAGGATTTGCGGTGGTGGCGGAGGAGATCAAGAATCTCTCGGAGAACAGCAGAGCAACCGCAAACGACAGCAACGATAACAAGAATGAGATCAGTCAGGCGATCGGAAAGCTGTTGGAGGAGTCGGATCATCTGACAGAGATTATCCGGGAAGTGGATGAGCGGATGACCAATCTGGCGGCAAGCACCGAGGAGATCGCCGCATCCACAGATTCGGTGAAGGAGATTTCCTCTGATCTGAAGGATAAGGCAGCCGAGCTGATGAACATGTAA